The genomic interval AGCTTGGTTGTTAGATTCTGGCTTGTCATTCTGTACCAGGTTGGAGACTCTAGTAGATTGTGAATTTGGGATGACTCCAGTAGACTCTAGTAGAGTAGTAGATTGTGAATTTACATAAGGAAAATGCTATACACACGGTTCGATTCGATGTGATCCCTACCCTTTTTAGGGGTTGAAAATGCTCTAAACATTATGCTTGTGATTTTGGACGTCACTATACCTAAAAATGGAACTGAAATAGTGCTACTTTATGTCATAGCTGTTATAGTGTACAAGTGGAGTTTCTAAGAACCCATGAATAAGTGCTAATGCCACAAAAcaacgtaaaaaaaattgcaggaAACCACGAGAATGTTGAAACCAAAGTTATCAGGAGACAGATAAAATCTCCAACAGAAATCTTAGTGTTGCTTCGGAGTCGGAGGTAGCAGGCTTTCTGTTTACAGAATAGTATcggccaaaaaattttagtcagATTTGTACTTAAGAATAGTAGATTTAGGACCAACTCATCCTTTACACGATTATCAAATCCTGTCCTAGATAGATTCATTTTGGCACACAGAGGGTGTACTTGCTTAAATACCAATGCAAACTTTCCAAATTCAGTGCCATTGTCAACTTACAATTGTACACATCCAATACTCTTTGAATTGAGGTTGACACTCTAGCTAAACAGAGTTCATTGATAATTTGGTATGCTTGGAGAAATCAAAACCGGATCAAGACGATCCCAACCATGCTGCAACGCACAGTTCGAAGCTGATGACGAAAGAGAACGCACGATGGGTGTCATGGCATCAGATAATAAGCGGAGATGTTGGTCCACACATCAAAGATTCGGTGTGTAGGATAAGATTGTATTCACATCATTTGCCACCATTTGACATAtactaaaattcataaaaatttgCAAAGACGGGGCTAAGCATTTCTAAAGAAGAAAAACGACACTTCGTGATGAGAGGCATCAGATAATAAGCGGAGATTATTGGTCCACACATGGAAAAATCCAATGAGTGtctagcatatatattttcacatCACTTGCCTGCAGGATGTAAAACATGATCGATCTATTCATAATCATAACaaaaagcaaaatttaaaactgaTTTGTGAAGAGGAAATTTCGATTAAACCATTTGACGCCAGAGCAATGCAAACTGCTGCAAAGGGTTGGTAAGTTAACCGTGTCGATATTCGCACCGGCTTGCTCTCCCCAGATTGATTTATGCCAATCTAAAGAAAGAAGGTAAGCCAAATGCCAATATAATCAAACAATAATagcagaaaaaaagagaagagttGTTCAGAGCTCAGAATGATGCATAAAACAATCACAGACAATGATCTCAGATGTCCAGACATAGAAATAATTAAGCATCATCATCACAGCACCAATCCTCAAGATAGATGGGATACGAAGGAAGAGACAATGAAGTTGATCGAACAGGAGGTGTTTCTTTCCTCTCAGATGCCAACCCAGAGGGAAGGCATGGAAATTGCAGACATATCAACACGGCATCAGTTCAGACCGCCCGTCTGCTTGTATTCTCTTCATCGGGAAAGATTCAAACCACCCGAGCTTAGAAACAAACCAGAGATAATACCACTTGGAAAACACATCAACAGATAGAATTCAATCTAGAccagggaggaggagcacaagccgccgtcgacgacgaggaagaagaagatggaagtatgcggcggcggtgctgttGAGGGGGGTGGGGTATATAGACGAGGGGGGAATTAGGGTTTCTTCTCGAGATGGGCTAAAAGCCCAAATAGGAGAGGCGGAGTAGGCCGGCGGTTGAATTGGGCCTATTACGAAGTTGGGCTTTCTCCGAGGAGATAGCACCCTACCGCATGGCGCGAAAATGACTTGTGTGAGGAGGAgagcgccgccgcaacggGACAAGCAAATCCCGGCCGCCGATGGGGTgggggcgggggcgctggcgccgccgcAAAAACCGCAGCCACTCGAAATTCCAAGCGCCGCTCCCCGCCACAAGtccgcgcctcctcctcctcgccgtcggccaccACCGGCTCGAAGCAATCGCCACCGCGGTGCTTCGGGAGAGCGCTAGGGCAGCATGGCCGGcgctccgccggcggcggagcgccCGCCAAGGCCCGACGTCGACTTCGCCGACGTCTTCGGCGgaccgccccgccgctcgtcggGGCACGACAGCCTGAGGCGCTCGTCGATGGACTCGTCGTTCGGCTCGGCGACGCGGACGCGGAGCGGGCCAGAGGAGAGGCCCGTGTTCGGGGAGCGTACGAGCTCCGACCGGAGGAGGCAGCTCGGGGCGGAATTCTACAAGGACATATTCGCCGGGAACGAGTCGATGTCACCgaggcggggcggcgcggccggggaTCTGGATGTGTTTGGCGCGCAGGTGTCACCCGGTTCCACCAGCCGCGTGCGTTCGAGGTACTTGACCAGTTTTTCAGTGAAGTGATGTGAGCAATTGTAGCGAGTTGTTATGGGATCCTCTCTCTAACCAGGGTAAATTTAGTTTAACAAATTTGTGCCTACCCTCTGTTTTGATAGTTCGAAACTCATGAATGATGCAATGTGTGCCTATCCTCTTCTTTGATAGATCTAAACTCATGGATGATGCTTGTTACTTGTCGATcaaaaacttatatacatAGGAAAGATATACTTACTTGCTATTATCTGATCAGATgttctaaattttatcttcACATAGACATGCACACACCTGTTGATTACATAATGTTTTGcgtttttatttacttatttcagCTTCTCCATGAAGTTCAACGGAGGCATCGACAGTTCAGTCCCTACTTCTCCTTCTCGGCATACACCCAACAGAAACGACGATGGGGTATCCTATGCTTACAGCGTTCCAACTTCACCCAATTCATCCATGAACAGCTTTCTAGCTCAAGGAGCACACCAACAAGATTCCACAAAGAATCCTTCTTCATGGCATCGCTATGCCTTCTTATCCCGGTTTCGCTCTAACAGTGGAGATAAGGACACCTCCAATTATGTCAGCTCCATGGATAGTGAGCGTGAAGGGACTCATGTTAGCTTGGAAAATAGCATTGACAATAACAAGTTCCATTTTTCATTCTATAAGTGGGGAGGGAAAGGTGCCATTTTGGTACTGCCAACTAATGCACAAGAAAGTGCTGGCGATATTGTTGGTGCGAGGAGTTTCCCTCAAGTGATTGTGCAGGGTATCGACCTAattgatgaagaagaagacaacaCGTCAACTGCCACTGGAGCATCAAAGAGTCAGACTGATTATGAAGAGTACAAGTCTGGGAAAGAATATGGCTTGTTAAGTGCACACTTAAAAGCGAAGGATGGAGCCCTTCCTTTAGTTTTTGATGAATACTTTCAAGCCAATAAAGCTGAAGAAACAGGTACCCTTTTATTTAGAGTGCTGTGCATGCACATTCTATTATCGAAGCATATTGTTCGCAGCTATAACATCAAATATATCTGTCCTAAacatacttttttattttttacgtTCTATCAAAGTTTTTCTTTGCTAAGACGTGCAACACCAAGGGAGCTCTTTACTTTCCTTTTTGTCAAAATGTTCTTACACTTTTCTCATTGTAAAGTGAAGCTTGTACGTAGCTGCTCTTCTTAACTTAAAGAGTTtctttatcatccttaaaaaggtaCCTCAGGTACCacctttttagtgtaaaaagtgtggtaccttgaggtaccaaaaatttgtattaaaattcttAATATCTGaaggtacttttcaaggataatAAATAAACCCTAGCTTAAAACACCAGGTATTGCTGGTTcggttttaaaaaagaaacatatctTTTTGGACATTAGTTGATTTGTAGTAGTATCAAAAGAGAAGTAGATGGTctctatttgtttttcattcaaATCATTAACTTTCATATCGAAAAAGAGTGTGCCTTTTGCATACaattatgaattattattTGCATGTTTTTAATGTGAATCTGTAAATGAATGTATTAATGCTGAGACAACtttccggtgcattttactgatagtattatactaccagtagaactaatcttgGCCAtcgattaaaaagaatatttttgtactttattaattaattgattagcagtattttgtaattttgttttttggtaataaaaatcataataaaaagtaCGATATTactcattcaaatttctactacatcaAGTATTATTGGTGGTATAATTTAATCGCagtcgtccgataaaaatagatcaatggtgtggattaaattttactgccagtaaaatacaccggagttAGCCACATTAATGCTATTGTGATTTGTTTGCAGGAACAAAACACAGCACTGATAATACAAAGAACAGTGTATTAGGATCTAGCCCCAGCTCTAAAAGTTCTCGATCACCTTCAGGAGAGAAAAGTCGTGGCAGCAGAGTGAAAGGAAAAGTAAAGGGCTTCATGAAAATATTTAGTCCTGAGAGTTCACCGAAGCTCAAAGGAACACGTCAATCTCTAGATCGGACATACAAAAATGGAAGCAAAAGTGGAGTTGATGATAAATTTAGCTTGTCCAATTCGGCGGTTGATGAGGATGTTAGAACAGCTAATATGAGCAATCGGAACGTGTTCCCTCCTGCACCTTCTCCAGTAAGTTGACTCAGAAGTCAGGATGATCTAAGACCTGTATAATTCTGTGAATACTGGTCAATTTCTGAATTATAATTCTGTGGTTTATTTTGTGAGTACTTTCTTCAATAGATAGGTGGtatattagaaataaatatacacCTATTGGACTAATCTTTCAGTGGGTCCAGATCAGCGAAGTCCAAGACAGGGCGGTGATACCGGTTTTTACAGTGGATAATGAAAAGCAAAGAAGGGCAGAAAATTGTTTTGGAACAAAAGAAGTTACACCTCCCTCTTCGGATGGTAAGCTAAGCATACCTGTGAATGAATTAAGATAGTTTCGTTCATTTCTTGAAAGAACTGTAACAACAGAAGTACAAAACCATTGCCATGTTCTGTTAGAATGTTAGTCTTAAAACCTCATTCAAGTCATTCTTAACCTCTTCATGCTTGTGTTAATTATTTGGTGACTTAGcgtgtgtttggtttggagaCAAGGTGGAGCGGGTTAGCTCTATCCTGTTTTTAGAATGGGATGGTCCCAACTATCTAATTTGCATGAGTCATGTGATAGTCATGTATTTTGAGTGATGAGATGCATGTCAGCGAGAGATCGCGGGAGTGGGTTGGATTGGTCCACCAGTTTTTAAGGATAAGCCTGCCCCAGATCCCAGGGGATATTCCCCCTTTATGGATGATCCGGTTCCACCTGTCCCTGAACCAAACACCCTAAAAAGTGGTCTCGTCCCGTACTCCCCTCCCATCACACCCTATCAGATGAACCAAACACATGCTTACTGCTGATTATATTTGCAGCAGTCACATTATAGTAACAGGATTATGGtagaatagttttttttcatgtttattcTGTTGGTTTCTTTCTCTGAAAATTCGTTTTTAAGATcatgtttttctattattggtgtcatcatttgttttctgaAACTAGTGTTGCTTGTGCAATATTCAATAGTAACAGATACactatttcttcttcttcttctgtttGCTAGAGTTAGTTGATgcccaaacaaaatatatggtGGGTGAGGGTGAAACAACAGAACGCTCAGAAGGTCCAGTTGAAGATATTGAAGAATGTGTGGTACGTCGTACGTGCAAAGTCTTTATATGCTAGGTCTAAACAAATGTGAAAATTGGTCTACCTACTAAACAAAGTGTAACACAGTTAACTTGTCGACCAAAGCTGCATCCATTTATTGATATTTGGCCTGTATTTCTTATTACATCGCAACTTTGTTTGtcactatatattatttgccTAACCTTATAATTGTATATATcatcatgtgtttttttaatataaattaggtTGAGGATGTATGTGAAGATCTTATTCTTCGTAATAACGAGGAAAAAGAGCAAATAAAGGTAGTTCACATAACCTGAATTGAAGTGGCAATGTGTCACTCCTTTCCCATTACCTTTCTTTTCCAATTCTAAACTTTCTTGCTCATTTCAATGTAGATATCTGAATACAAAATCCGGGAATGGTCAAAGGGAAAAGAAGGAAACATTAGGTCATTGCTTTCTACACTGCAATATGTGAGTGCAAGAACATCTTTTGTTTtagccccatcttttcgcttttgtttatgcttataagtcaaaaattaaattttcaaccttaaatttggagtatatattatggttttttcatcgtagtttatttatcagtctttgcttttagatcgctaataacacatatataaaaattgtattcttaaattagtttttatttacaaatatgtcgtttgacttttttcatgaaaaagccaaacaaccacCCCACCCCCCTCTATGATTTCACAGTATATGCTAACAGTTTCTGATAGCAATGTTTCAACTTTCAAGCCCACATCTCGTCTGGATTCattaactcttttttttccctacctttgttaaattttttctctTGCTCCTATTTTGTTAATCACTTTGGGGTAGGATATCATGACACctgtgtttttattttttgttaacttCTTGTGCTTCTTTAGGTACTATGGCCTGAGAGTGGATGGAAACCAGTCCCTCTTGTTGATATAATTGAGGGAGCAGCTGTTAAGAAAGCCTATCAGAAGGCATTGTTATGCCTTCATCCAGATAAGTTGCAACAACGAGGAGTTGCTATGCATCAGAAGTATATAGCAGAAAAGGTTTTTGACATTCTACAGGTAATCTGGATTTATCCCAAATACATTTTTCTGGCTGAATGAGTTCACAGCGAGTAATTGGTTAAGTTTATGCTAcgagtttttttaacattcttGAAAAAGTACCTGAAGGTACtacattttttagtgtaaatttttgatacgCTGAGGTACCATAATTTTGCatcaaaattatcaaaattatggtatttcaagatatttttaaagGATGATTAAAAAACTCATATGCTATAATTATATAGCAGATCTGATATCATGCTGTTTTACTGAGGTTGTGTTTTGTGCGTTTTTCCTTATGGGATTATGAGTGGTCCTCAGAATTATCTCAAATGTTATCCATTGAAAGCTACTGGTGGCCTAGTTTTAagctttttttcctctttgtttcatattgtaagactttctaatattatccagatttatatttatgctaatgaatctagaaacatatataaatcatgtaCAACGGTCAATGGATCAATCTAGGGGTGACAAGTCTTGCAATATGGAACATGGGGTACCTATTTGATATTAGACGGGTTACAGGTGTTACTTGTCCTTTTCCTTTTCGAGTCGATTTCCTACCATGTAATTCTGTGATTGCTGCGAGTTTCAGTGatagttaagaaaaaaatgtgggGATTTTTGTTAAATAATTGACACATCTTCTCCCTGTTTTCTTGCAGGAGGCATGGAAAGAATTCAATACGGTCACTTTCGGATAGTATCCCATTGCTTTGATCGTTGCTTCGGCTCTATCATTCAGATATGGTGCTTGCTATTGTCGGCTTCAGTGTAAAGAAACAGCCTATGGTAATGCCAAGATCCCGTTGGATAGGGTTATACATGGTGGTGAATTTAGCCAGGTAGTAGACATGGAAGGCCATGTCCTTCGGTATTCAATAGTGCAAAGAAATTCTTTTGAGGTATCGCAGGCCTCTAGCTAGCAGTCTGGTGAATTGCACTGTGTGAATTTGcccttttttcttataaatgtAAATAATTAGAAAGCAACAGTTCAGATAAGTATGCCCACTGTACAAATTCTTCGGTTGTGGGTTTGTGGCAAATAAACTGGTGTATCCAGAGGATTGAAATTGTATAAATGGTACGTGAGACTTGGTTCTTGCCTGACCACTAGGGTCATGTAATAATTTTTCCAAGTGCGTTGACAGGTTACTCGTGAGGCTGAGAGGTCAGAAGCCCTCGTATATTGCATGTTATGAGCGTGCCCGACAACTCATTTATTTCATACTTCATgtataaaatagaggataataggtaaaaaaatgtgggataggataaaaaaatatggtatagtAGTTTCTCCAACACATTCTTCATTTTTAACCATAATCCATATGATAAAAGAGAAACTCTAAATAGGGACAtaggaatattttttaaatagtacggagtatatgtttaatgAGAAATGagtactaccttcgtttcgtaatgtaagatgtttggtttttttgtttgatcaatttattcaaaaatttagtataaatataaaaaatgacaagtcgtgcttaaagctcttttaataataaagtaagtcacgagtaaaataaataatatttctataatttttaaagtaagacaaatagtcaaacattgcaagtaaaaaagtcaaacatcttatattttatattataaaatagaagtagtagttaatatattaataaaatatagttatgtgGGATATGGATGATGTATAATCTGCCGGAGTATGTGAAGGagaggtatttttttattttaagctattcaaataaagatatagataaCTAAAGTTGAATGAGCTATTGGTTtgtatgtttttgttttgatttgacAAGCTCACTTTTATTTTGTGGTTTTCAGAAACTAATTCTTAAAAGCGATTGTGGATTTGGCTTTTGACACGAAAGTATTTTCTACATATAGGTTTAGAACATCATCGCTCACAATCCACAAAAAGCAGCTGCATACCAGCTGTTTTGGTTATGAAAAACCGCCTCTATAATCAAGTTTTTTGCGGCTTTATTATATTCTAGGTGCAGAATCCAGAGTAAAACACAGATTGTTGACAGGAAGTCATACATCATCCACTGGTCCTAAGGTTATCACCAAGCGGCAACTGGGGCAAGGATGAACAAGTGTATTGCATTTTCGGTTCCTTATTCAATTGAGAAATTTGCAACCGTGACATTATGATTTTAcaaagttagagatatatcACTAGTATCTCAATAACATATAGAATACAtaagtcaatgacatgtagaccaggatgacatatctaagattttacaaaattataatgacatccttACCATTTTCCCTATTCAATTTGATCCACTTggttcatgcaaaaaaaaacacttttttcaatttaaagTATGGTTGCTAGCCCAACTTGGGCCCATCCTAGCGGTTTGGGGCTTTGGGTTGGGCCTGTTTCTGTTTGGAGAGTCCATAAAAGTCAAACCCATGGGCAAAATACTGGAGGCCACGCAAGTTGCAAAAACCCTCCTCACTCAGTCTCGTCTACCCTTTCCTCTCTGGCTCtctgctcctcgccgccgccgccgcagcatcTCCACCGGTCGGACGCCTTctcccctcgccggcgcgcgaAGATGCTGGACATCAACCTCTTCCGCACGGAGAAGGGCGGCGACCCGGAGCTGATCCGCAAGTCGCAGCTCAGCCGCTCCACccccgagtccgccgccgccaacgtcGCGCTCGTCGACGAGGTCATCGCACTCGACGACCAGTGGCGCCAGAGTAAGGGCTTCTTCTCTCTTGGACCGCTCGAGCTCTTCCAGATCCGCGGTTCCTGACCATAGGTGTGTCCTTGTTCGCCCCGCAGGGCAGTTCGAGCTCGATAAAATCCGGCAGGAGCTCAACAAAACCAGCAAGGAAATCGGCAAGCTCAAGGCTGTAAGTTCTTCTCGATTTGTTAGTTTTTTGTGGGTCTTTGATTTGCATCATTGCATGTGATGGTGGGCAATCTGCTGTGCAGAAAAAGCAGGATGCAACGGCTCTGATTCAGAGCACGgaagaaattaaaaagagGTTGGCTGCCAAAGAGACTGAGGTGCAGGAGGCCAAGGGCACACTCGATGCCAAGCTCGTGACGATTGGAAACGTTGTGCATGAATCCGTCCCTGTCAGCGACGACGAGGTGAGTGAAAAGCTTAGATTTCGTGTCTGTACAGATAATAAGCACGGTTTTGGTTTGTTAAGTTAGGAATGCAGAGGTTTTCCCAGCACTTGTCAATGGTAATGCAGAGATAATAGAAAAGAAAGCCGCAAACTCTTTACTTTGTggattaggatttttttttgctattgcATCTAATGATGACTTAGTAATACGTGTTGCAACCTTGCATTGATTTGAGATAGTTTGGGTTCATCCGATCATGGTTGTTCCAATTGTAGAAATGTGACAGTTGCCCTGAATTCCTCTAAACTTATGTACGTATATGAAGAGATCGAACCATTTTTCAGGCAAACAATTTAATCGTACGGACatggggagagaggaggttgGAGGGGAACTTGAAGAATCATGTGGATCTTTGTAAGATGCTGGACATTGTAGCTTTGGAGAAAGGTATGTGCTAAAATAATATCTTGTTTGAATTACTTCAATTCTAAAATGGTTGAAtggtttttttggtttattcaAAGTTCAAGCCCTTTTTCTCACTGATAGTTGTCAGAATAACTTGTTTCTGCCTGAGGTTCCATTACAGTTGCCTGTGGTTTTGTTCTTCTTTTGTTATAATCTGCAGCCAATATAGTATAGAGTTATATGTGAAGATATGGTCAATTGCTTGTCCGTGCTTTTCTCTTTGGGTAGACTTCCATTTTGGACGTGTGACCCATTGGACTATCTAGGAATGAATAGACTCTTTGAGTATAAAAAGCTAACACCTTAGCATGATTGTTGTTTAACCATATGTATAATTTCTctttgattaaaatttaaaggcTCTCTGATCTATTCACATAACACCACTGTTGTCATCCGTTCTCTCAAATTTATAGGTTACTGCTATCCAATTTTTGCAGGTGCTGATGTAGCCGGTGGAAGGGGTTACTATCTAAAGGATGAAGGTGTcctgctgaacttggcattgATAAATTTTGGTCTTGCTTTTCTGAGAAAGCGAGGTTTCAAGCCAATGCAAACACCTTTTTTCATGAGAAAAGAGACTATGGGAAAATGTGCCCAATTGGCCCAATTTGATGAAGAGCTTTACAAGGCAAGGCAAATAAAACTCTAGCTTTATACATATTATGCTCTTAATGAGAATTGTAGTTGTGGCTTTTGCTCTTCTGTGTTCATAAATCTGCAATAATCAGCATAGAAATAATACATTTATTCTGATCAAGTGTAATTTTAGTGGTATGGGGTCCCTTTTTCCCCTTTAATTTAACATGTTCATAACAAGTAGTTGCATTCGACAGCTAACAGGTGATGGAGAGGAAAAGTATCTCATAGCTACATCTGAGCAACCACTATGCGCGTATCATCTAGGTGATCGGATATATCCTGCTGAATTGCCAATTAGGTGGGTAATGTCTACGTTGAGTTAGTTCCGTTTGGTTGATATGTGCAGTTTGATGATAACTTTGCTTGTTTAGATATGCTGGATACTCCACCTGCTTCCGTAAAGAAGCTGGTTCACATGGAAGGGACACGGCTGGCATCTTCAGAGTCCACCAATTTGAAAAGATCGAGCAATTCTGTGTTACAAGTCCGAATGACAATGAATCCTGGGTGATGCATGAAGagatgattaaaaattcagaagATTTCTACAAGGAGGTAGACAGAAGCTTTACACAACATCTTAAGCGCCTTGTTGCACcctaaacaatattttgatgCCAAACCATTTCTCTATTGTCCATCATGCAGATTGGACTACCGTATCAAATTGTCTCTATTGTGTCTGGTGCTCTTAATGATGCTGCGGCTAAAAAGTATGATTTAGAAGCATGGTTCCCAGCATCAAAAACCTTCAGGGAATTAGTGTCCTGCTCAAACTGCACAGATTATCAAGCAAGGAGACTTGGAATAGGCTATGGCCAGAAAAAGGTATCATTTCCCTTGGATGCTGGTAATCACATTATCTAACAAGATGTTGGTTATCGCCACTGATTAATGTTCAATATGCAGAATGACGAGCAATCCAAGCAATTTGTTCATATGCTGAACTCAACATTGACTGCCACTGAGAGGACCCTTTGTTGTATTCTGGAGAATTTCCAGAAGGAGAATGGTGTCGAAGTTCCAAAGGCATTGCAGCCCTACATGGGTGGAATCGAGTTCCTTCCTTTCAAGCAGCCTCTAGATAGCAAACAAGTTGCTCGACTCCAAATCAAATAGTCTAAAGTCAGAGGTCTGTCTCTACCTCCCCCAAGTCTCAATACCCATTCAGCACACGTGTAAAACCataatctgtttttttttagaaaaaataaaagaattggGTCTTCTCTTGACAGGGAAATGCAGTCCGAGCTAGACGAGGgatcaaaaaaaatcttgcttGCAGACACTACTAGATATGATCCATCCTTCAAAAAAGTGTGTAGTTCAAAATTTGTAGCAATGATGATAACGTTACAGTTTGGCACATTGTCTGATTATGTACTTGCACACTGACATTCCATAGGATGTCTGGCAATCCTGGAATCTCCGCTTAATTTACCATAAGATGTTATTTTCAATTCATGGCCTTTGATGCTTATACTAATTTGTTGCATACAGTACCGATA from Oryza brachyantha chromosome 3, ObraRS2, whole genome shotgun sequence carries:
- the LOC102704039 gene encoding J domain-containing protein required for chloroplast accumulation response 1 isoform X1, whose product is MAGAPPAAERPPRPDVDFADVFGGPPRRSSGHDSLRRSSMDSSFGSATRTRSGPEERPVFGERTSSDRRRQLGAEFYKDIFAGNESMSPRRGGAAGDLDVFGAQVSPGSTSRVRSSFSMKFNGGIDSSVPTSPSRHTPNRNDDGVSYAYSVPTSPNSSMNSFLAQGAHQQDSTKNPSSWHRYAFLSRFRSNSGDKDTSNYVSSMDSEREGTHVSLENSIDNNKFHFSFYKWGGKGAILVLPTNAQESAGDIVGARSFPQVIVQGIDLIDEEEDNTSTATGASKSQTDYEEYKSGKEYGLLSAHLKAKDGALPLVFDEYFQANKAEETGTKHSTDNTKNSVLGSSPSSKSSRSPSGEKSRGSRVKGKVKGFMKIFSPESSPKLKGTRQSLDRTYKNGSKSGVDDKFSLSNSAVDEDVRTANMSNRNVFPPAPSPWVQISEVQDRAVIPVFTVDNEKQRRAENCFGTKEVTPPSSDELVDAQTKYMVGEGETTERSEGPVEDIEECVVEDVCEDLILRNNEEKEQIKISEYKIREWSKGKEGNIRSLLSTLQYVLWPESGWKPVPLVDIIEGAAVKKAYQKALLCLHPDKLQQRGVAMHQKYIAEKVFDILQEAWKEFNTVTFG
- the LOC102704317 gene encoding serine--tRNA ligase gives rise to the protein MLDINLFRTEKGGDPELIRKSQLSRSTPESAAANVALVDEVIALDDQWRQRQFELDKIRQELNKTSKEIGKLKAKKQDATALIQSTEEIKKRLAAKETEVQEAKGTLDAKLVTIGNVVHESVPVSDDEANNLIVRTWGERRLEGNLKNHVDLCKMLDIVALEKGADVAGGRGYYLKDEGVLLNLALINFGLAFLRKRGFKPMQTPFFMRKETMGKCAQLAQFDEELYKLTGDGEEKYLIATSEQPLCAYHLGDRIYPAELPIRYAGYSTCFRKEAGSHGRDTAGIFRVHQFEKIEQFCVTSPNDNESWVMHEEMIKNSEDFYKEIGLPYQIVSIVSGALNDAAAKKYDLEAWFPASKTFRELVSCSNCTDYQARRLGIGYGQKKNDEQSKQFVHMLNSTLTATERTLCCILENFQKENGVEVPKALQPYMGGIEFLPFKQPLDSKQVARLQIK
- the LOC102704039 gene encoding J domain-containing protein required for chloroplast accumulation response 1 isoform X2, which codes for MAGAPPAAERPPRPDVDFADVFGGPPRRSSGHDSLRRSSMDSSFGSATRTRSGPEERPVFGERTSSDRRRQLGAEFYKDIFAGNESMSPRRGGAAGDLDVFGAQVSPGSTSRVRSSFSMKFNGGIDSSVPTSPSRHTPNRNDDGVSYAYSVPTSPNSSMNSFLAQGAHQQDSTKNPSSWHRYAFLSRFRSNSGDKDTSNYVSSMDSEREGTHVSLENSIDNNKFHFSFYKWGGKGAILVLPTNAQESAGDIVGARSFPQVIVQGIDLIDEEEDNTSTATGASKSQTDYEEYKSGKEYGLLSAHLKAKDGALPLVFDEYFQANKAEETGTKHSTDNTKNSVLGSSPSSKSSRSPSGEKSRGSRVKGKVKGFMKIFSPESSPKLKGTRQSLDRTYKNGSKSGVDDKFSLSNSAVDEDVRTANMSNRNVFPPAPSPISEVQDRAVIPVFTVDNEKQRRAENCFGTKEVTPPSSDELVDAQTKYMVGEGETTERSEGPVEDIEECVVEDVCEDLILRNNEEKEQIKISEYKIREWSKGKEGNIRSLLSTLQYVLWPESGWKPVPLVDIIEGAAVKKAYQKALLCLHPDKLQQRGVAMHQKYIAEKVFDILQEAWKEFNTVTFG